One part of the Algibacter sp. L1A34 genome encodes these proteins:
- a CDS encoding BspA family leucine-rich repeat surface protein: MKYIINLLFLFLSLTSFSQTEFSSLWNTSNIDTGTSAINEIAIPTNPSYTYNYNVDWGDGQTDAGVTGDITHTYATPNTYTITIDGTFPSIYFNNQGDKLKIIEILNWGNTQWQTMENAFYGCENLNFDAIDSPDLSQVTSLKNMFKAATSFNGIINNWDISTITNISGLFYGTDIFNRPLDLWNTGNVTDMSETFYRASNFNEPLDNWNTAQVTNMTKMFYSAFTFNQNINGWDVSRVTDMSYMFYGTIYNQPLNNWIVNNVTNMYYMFYSSDFNLPLNNWTVDNVTNMSRMFGQSEFNQPIEIWNVSNVTDMSYMFYRHRTFDQPLNEWDVSNVTNMTSMFDGYSWGGKFNQPLNNWVVNNVTNMSFMFRDNRYFNQPLNNWIVSAVTDMESMFEDTEIFNQDITGWDVSNVIDMSSMFEDADAFNQAIASWDVSNVTNMSSMFYLTDTFNQPLEIWDVSKVRNMSSMFNRALAFNQALNGWETSAVTNMSYMFYTYNTVTAFNQPLNNWDTSAVSNMSAMFGNASTFNQSLGSWNISNISNMSDMLDNSGLSQTNYDNTLISWESQSVKDNVTLGAAGLNYCDSRDQRQNLIDNSNWTINDDIINCSFVLCTSLVSPVNGDTNVPSNTNITWEAVPGATGYKVSYRIENGGAITATETDLDVGYVTGLDFTSDLTPGDTVYVTIVPYNTTDGDATGCTEESFTVISNWVNDPTAFKLTIDTSIAESYTSAANQLEIDANSGYPDYLTYNYSIDWGDNQFNNNVTGDITHTYLVPGIYTISIIGDYPAHYYSSYFSDSKKLLSIDQWGTQQWQSMKDAFYGCSNMEYNATDIPDLSQVTTAYRMFGSASLFNGDINDWDVSNIEDMSSMFQSATVFNQPLNDWDVSSVTNMQYMFSSTRNFDQPLDNWITSNVTNMLGMFSYASIFNQNINNWDVGSVTTMRRMFDRASLFNQPLLGWDVSSVNSMEEMFNDAIAFDQPIDNWIVSNVTNMSSMFENATAFNQNINSWIVSAVTDMNSMFNSATNFNMPLNNWDVTSVTNMQSMFESAETFNQNINTWNVTNVINMASTFESAKAFNEPLNGWDVNSVVDMTSMFESAEVFNQPLNIWNVSAVANMTSMFEKALVFNQDLSTWNVSSVTLMPSMFEDARAFNQPINTWNVASVTTMEEMFKNAIVFNESLDNWNTGEVLTMEEMFSGATAFNQNIDNWNVSFVKTMEAMFKNASSYNQTMNSWNVASVTTMEEMFSGATVFNKIIDSWNVRAVTTMEEMFYNATAFNQTINSWRVSNVLNMDAMFRNASSFDQALDRWDIGETSMRYMFSNAAALNQEFSTWDVSRVTNMQYMLDNTALTRENYDATLVAWSKLVLITNINLGAQSLLYCDALEERQSMIDTYGWTFTGDILDCPIPACTQLISPANGDTDVPVNTNLTWEPTLYARGYKLTVITQPGNVLLVNNETVTDPSYQFLLDFSGNEIVEVTITPFNDEGEPTGCTMESFTITNNSVPTVPECTSLTTPLDETIDISVESSLEWTPIANADGYRITAGTTSGATDILNDIDVANVTVYDLPSDLPENTKIYIKITPYNATGDATTCSEESFTTEIIPVAPTCTNLTSPLDGATDVPTDTDISWNATPNTTGYLLSVGTTGGGIEVLNNIDVGNVTTYDLPDNLNANRLIFVNITPYNEVGDATSCNEESFRTGSFASTDTQTCTSLTSPLNNATDISISTNLTWASNATVNGYKISIGTTTGATDILTLTDVGNITTYDLVTDLPETTTIFVTIIPYGDIGDATGCTEESFTTETLPTAPNCTTLNNPLNNDTDVDITTDLSWIAAADTAGYIISVGTTSGATDILDNEDVGNITTYNLTSDLPETETIFVTITPYNAVGNATGCTEESFVTETLPTTPNCTTLNNPLNNDTDVDITTDLSWIATTDTAGYIISVGTTSGATDILDNEDVGNVTTYNLTSDLPETETIFVTITPYNAVGNATGCTEESFVTETLPTTPNCTTLNNPLNNDTDVDITTDLSWIAAADTAGYIISVGTTSGATDILDNEDVGNVTTYNLTSGLPETETIFVTITPHNAVGNATGCTEESFTTETLPTAPNCTTLNNPLNNATDVDITTDLSWIAAADTAGYIISVGTTSGATDILDNENVGNVTTFNLTSDLPETETIFVTITPYNAVGNATGCTEESFATETLPTAPNCTTLNNPLNKATDVDITTDLSWIAAADTSGYIISVGTTSGATDILDNEDVGNVTTYNLTSDLPETETIFVTITPYNAVGNATGCTEESFTTETLPTAPNCTTLNNPLNNATDVDITTDLSWIATTDTAGYIISMGTTSGATDILDNENVGNVTTYNLTSDLPETETIFVTITPYNAVGNATGCTEESFVTETLLTIPNCTTLNNPVNNDIDISIETTIDWEPVTGADGYKISIGSTSGGTQIIDNYDIGFSTSYSLDNDLLEGTSYYVNITPYNVMGDAESCTESIFTTLTLPKNDVKYGFSPDNDGINDFWTIEGIEVHPDNIVTIYNRWGDMVFQTKGYNNTTNVFRGIANKKTKMGADILPEGTYFFNFSIKGSHNFDKLKGFVVIKR, from the coding sequence ATGAAATATATAATTAACCTACTCTTTCTATTTTTAAGTCTCACTTCATTTTCACAAACGGAATTCTCATCTCTTTGGAATACTTCGAATATAGACACAGGGACTTCTGCTATTAATGAAATTGCAATACCAACAAACCCAAGTTACACCTATAATTACAACGTAGATTGGGGAGATGGACAGACTGACGCGGGAGTTACTGGAGATATTACCCATACCTATGCTACTCCAAATACCTACACAATAACTATTGACGGTACTTTTCCTTCTATATATTTTAATAATCAAGGTGATAAATTAAAAATTATAGAGATTCTAAATTGGGGTAACACCCAATGGCAAACTATGGAAAACGCTTTTTATGGTTGTGAAAATTTAAATTTTGATGCCATAGATTCTCCTGACTTATCACAAGTGACTTCTCTTAAAAACATGTTTAAAGCTGCCACATCTTTTAACGGTATTATCAATAATTGGGACATCAGTACTATTACGAATATTTCAGGTTTGTTTTACGGAACAGATATCTTTAATAGACCTCTAGATCTATGGAATACAGGAAATGTAACAGATATGTCTGAAACATTCTATCGTGCGTCAAATTTTAACGAACCCTTAGACAATTGGAATACGGCACAGGTAACAAACATGACCAAAATGTTTTATTCTGCTTTTACGTTTAATCAAAATATAAATGGTTGGGATGTTAGTAGAGTCACGGATATGTCTTACATGTTTTATGGTACTATTTACAACCAACCTTTAAACAACTGGATAGTAAACAATGTTACTAATATGTATTACATGTTCTACTCATCAGATTTTAATTTACCCTTAAATAACTGGACTGTTGATAATGTTACCAATATGTCTAGAATGTTCGGACAATCGGAGTTTAATCAACCTATAGAGATTTGGAATGTTAGTAATGTTACCGACATGTCTTACATGTTTTATAGGCATAGAACCTTTGACCAACCTTTAAACGAATGGGATGTTAGCAATGTTACTAATATGACGAGTATGTTTGATGGATATAGCTGGGGTGGTAAATTCAACCAACCATTAAACAATTGGGTCGTTAACAATGTAACAAACATGAGTTTCATGTTTAGAGATAACAGATATTTTAATCAACCTTTAAATAATTGGATTGTTAGTGCGGTTACAGACATGGAATCGATGTTTGAAGATACCGAAATCTTTAATCAGGATATTACAGGTTGGGATGTTAGTAATGTTATTGACATGAGTTCTATGTTTGAAGATGCCGATGCTTTTAACCAAGCTATTGCTAGCTGGGATGTTAGTAATGTTACCAATATGAGCTCTATGTTTTATTTAACTGACACGTTTAATCAGCCTCTTGAAATTTGGGATGTTAGTAAAGTTAGAAACATGAGTTCTATGTTTAATCGAGCGCTAGCATTTAATCAAGCGTTAAATGGTTGGGAGACCTCGGCTGTAACCAACATGTCTTACATGTTTTATACTTATAACACTGTTACAGCATTTAACCAGCCTCTAAACAACTGGGATACTTCTGCCGTATCAAATATGTCTGCCATGTTTGGAAATGCGTCTACATTTAATCAAAGTTTAGGTTCTTGGAACATAAGTAACATATCAAATATGTCTGATATGTTAGACAACTCGGGGCTTTCTCAAACTAATTATGATAATACATTAATAAGTTGGGAATCGCAATCTGTAAAAGATAATGTGACTCTTGGTGCTGCTGGATTAAATTATTGCGACAGTAGAGATCAACGACAAAACCTAATAGATAATTCTAACTGGACAATCAACGATGACATTATTAACTGTTCGTTTGTGCTTTGCACCTCTTTGGTTTCTCCTGTTAATGGTGATACTAACGTACCTTCTAACACTAATATAACTTGGGAAGCCGTACCTGGAGCTACAGGTTATAAAGTTAGTTATCGAATAGAAAACGGAGGTGCCATTACCGCTACAGAAACCGATTTAGACGTGGGCTACGTTACTGGTTTGGACTTTACATCAGATCTAACTCCTGGCGACACTGTTTATGTAACCATTGTGCCTTACAATACAACTGATGGTGATGCTACAGGGTGCACAGAGGAAAGTTTTACCGTTATATCTAATTGGGTAAACGATCCTACCGCTTTTAAACTTACGATTGACACGAGCATAGCAGAAAGCTACACTAGTGCTGCAAATCAACTTGAAATAGATGCTAATTCTGGGTATCCAGATTATTTAACTTATAACTACTCTATAGATTGGGGAGACAATCAATTTAACAATAATGTTACAGGAGATATTACACATACTTACCTTGTTCCTGGTATTTATACTATCAGTATTATTGGAGATTATCCTGCTCACTATTACTCTTCTTATTTTTCTGACAGCAAGAAACTTCTATCGATAGACCAATGGGGAACCCAGCAATGGCAATCTATGAAGGATGCTTTCTACGGATGTTCGAATATGGAATACAACGCCACAGATATACCAGATTTATCACAGGTAACAACCGCGTATCGTATGTTTGGATCAGCTAGTCTTTTTAATGGTGATATAAACGATTGGGATGTTAGTAATATAGAAGACATGTCTAGTATGTTTCAAAGCGCAACTGTTTTTAACCAGCCTTTAAATGATTGGGATGTCTCTAGCGTCACCAATATGCAGTATATGTTTTCTAGTACGAGAAATTTTGACCAACCACTAGACAACTGGATTACAAGTAATGTTACAAATATGCTCGGAATGTTTTCATATGCCAGTATATTTAATCAAAACATCAACAACTGGGATGTAGGTTCCGTAACTACCATGAGGCGCATGTTTGATAGAGCCAGTCTATTCAATCAACCGTTACTCGGTTGGGATGTGTCATCTGTTAACTCCATGGAAGAAATGTTTAACGACGCAATCGCTTTTGATCAACCAATAGATAACTGGATTGTTAGCAACGTTACCAACATGTCTTCTATGTTTGAAAACGCCACAGCATTCAATCAAAATATTAATAGCTGGATTGTAAGTGCCGTTACCGATATGAATTCTATGTTTAACAGTGCTACAAACTTTAACATGCCTTTAAATAATTGGGATGTGACTTCTGTAACCAACATGCAATCTATGTTTGAAAGTGCTGAAACGTTTAACCAAAATATTAATACATGGAACGTAACCAATGTTATAAATATGGCGTCAACGTTTGAGAGTGCTAAAGCCTTTAACGAACCATTAAACGGTTGGGACGTTAACTCTGTAGTAGATATGACTTCTATGTTTGAAAGTGCTGAAGTCTTTAATCAGCCATTAAACATTTGGAATGTAAGTGCTGTTGCCAACATGACTTCTATGTTTGAAAAAGCTTTGGTTTTTAACCAAGACTTAAGTACTTGGAATGTTAGCTCTGTAACTTTGATGCCTTCTATGTTTGAAGATGCTAGAGCCTTTAACCAACCTATTAACACTTGGAATGTTGCTTCTGTTACAACCATGGAAGAAATGTTTAAAAATGCTATTGTTTTTAATGAATCATTAGACAATTGGAACACAGGAGAAGTATTAACCATGGAGGAAATGTTTAGTGGAGCAACTGCTTTTAATCAAAACATAGACAACTGGAATGTTTCCTTTGTAAAGACCATGGAAGCCATGTTTAAAAATGCTTCAAGCTATAACCAAACCATGAATTCATGGAATGTTGCCTCTGTAACAACTATGGAAGAAATGTTTAGTGGGGCCACTGTATTCAACAAGATTATTGATAGTTGGAATGTTAGAGCCGTTACTACCATGGAAGAAATGTTTTATAATGCTACCGCTTTTAATCAAACTATTAATAGCTGGCGAGTTTCAAATGTCTTAAATATGGACGCCATGTTTAGAAACGCCTCATCTTTCGATCAAGCGTTAGATCGTTGGGATATTGGAGAAACAAGTATGCGTTATATGTTTAGCAATGCTGCGGCTTTAAACCAAGAGTTTAGTACTTGGGATGTTAGTCGTGTTACTAACATGCAATATATGTTAGATAATACAGCATTAACTAGAGAAAACTATGATGCAACTTTAGTAGCTTGGTCTAAGCTAGTCTTAATTACTAACATAAACCTTGGAGCTCAAAGCTTACTTTATTGTGACGCCCTGGAAGAAAGACAATCCATGATCGATACTTATGGTTGGACATTTACAGGTGATATTTTAGACTGCCCGATTCCTGCTTGTACCCAACTTATTTCTCCTGCAAATGGAGATACAGATGTACCTGTTAATACAAACCTTACTTGGGAACCTACTCTTTATGCCAGAGGGTATAAACTAACGGTTATAACTCAACCCGGAAACGTTTTATTAGTAAATAACGAAACAGTAACAGATCCATCGTATCAATTTTTATTAGATTTTTCAGGAAATGAAATTGTAGAAGTTACTATTACTCCTTTTAATGATGAAGGAGAACCAACAGGGTGTACCATGGAAAGTTTTACTATTACCAACAATAGTGTTCCAACAGTTCCTGAATGTACTTCTTTAACAACGCCTTTAGATGAAACTATAGATATTTCTGTAGAAAGCAGCTTAGAGTGGACGCCAATTGCGAATGCAGATGGATATAGAATTACAGCAGGAACAACTTCAGGTGCTACCGATATACTAAATGATATTGATGTAGCCAATGTAACGGTTTACGATTTACCTTCAGACCTACCTGAAAACACTAAAATTTATATCAAAATAACGCCTTATAATGCCACTGGAGATGCAACAACCTGTTCCGAAGAAAGTTTCACTACAGAAATTATCCCTGTTGCTCCAACGTGTACAAACTTAACATCTCCTTTAGATGGAGCTACAGATGTTCCAACAGATACAGATATTAGTTGGAACGCTACACCAAATACAACAGGATACCTACTTTCTGTAGGTACTACAGGAGGAGGAATTGAAGTTCTTAATAATATTGACGTAGGTAATGTAACAACTTATGATCTTCCTGATAATCTAAATGCTAATCGATTAATTTTTGTAAACATTACGCCTTATAATGAAGTTGGCGACGCAACAAGTTGTAACGAAGAAAGTTTTAGAACAGGATCTTTTGCAAGCACAGATACTCAAACATGCACAAGCCTTACAAGTCCACTAAACAACGCAACAGATATTTCTATATCAACAAATTTAACTTGGGCTAGTAATGCAACAGTTAATGGTTATAAAATATCTATAGGCACCACAACAGGAGCAACAGATATTCTTACTCTAACAGATGTAGGCAATATAACAACCTACGATTTAGTAACAGACTTACCTGAAACTACTACTATTTTTGTTACTATAATTCCATACGGCGATATAGGTGATGCTACTGGATGCACAGAAGAATCTTTTACTACAGAAACCTTACCAACGGCTCCTAATTGTACAACACTTAATAATCCGTTAAACAATGATACAGATGTAGATATTACTACGGATTTAAGTTGGATAGCTGCAGCAGATACCGCTGGATATATTATTTCCGTGGGGACAACCTCAGGTGCTACAGATATTTTAGATAACGAAGATGTTGGAAATATAACAACTTACAACTTAACTTCAGATTTACCTGAAACAGAAACTATATTTGTAACCATTACACCATACAACGCGGTAGGCAATGCCACAGGATGCACTGAGGAATCGTTTGTTACAGAAACCTTACCAACGACCCCTAATTGCACAACACTTAATAATCCGTTAAACAATGATACAGATGTAGATATTACTACAGATTTAAGTTGGATAGCTACAACAGATACCGCTGGATATATTATTTCCGTGGGAACAACTTCAGGCGCTACCGATATTTTAGATAACGAAGATGTTGGAAATGTAACAACTTACAACTTAACTTCAGATTTACCTGAAACAGAAACTATATTTGTAACCATTACACCATACAACGCGGTAGGCAATGCCACAGGATGCACTGAGGAATCGTTTGTTACAGAAACCTTACCAACGACCCCTAATTGCACAACACTTAATAATCCGTTAAACAATGATACAGATGTAGATATTACTACGGATTTAAGTTGGATAGCTGCAGCAGATACAGCTGGATATATTATCTCTGTGGGGACAACCTCAGGTGCTACAGATATTTTAGATAACGAAGATGTTGGAAATGTAACAACTTACAACTTAACTTCAGGTTTACCTGAAACAGAAACTATATTTGTAACCATTACACCACACAACGCGGTAGGCAATGCCACAGGATGTACTGAGGAATCTTTTACTACAGAAACCTTACCAACGGCTCCTAATTGCACAACACTTAATAATCCGCTAAACAATGCTACAGATGTAGATATTACTACAGATTTAAGTTGGATAGCTGCAGCAGATACCGCTGGATATATTATTTCCGTGGGAACAACTTCAGGCGCTACCGATATTTTAGATAACGAAAATGTTGGAAATGTAACAACTTTCAACTTAACTTCAGATTTACCTGAAACAGAAACTATATTTGTAACCATTACACCATACAACGCGGTAGGTAACGCGACAGGATGTACTGAGGAGTCGTTTGCTACAGAAACCTTACCAACGGCTCCTAATTGCACAACACTTAATAATCCGCTAAACAAGGCTACAGATGTAGATATTACTACAGATTTAAGTTGGATAGCTGCAGCAGACACCTCTGGATATATTATCTCTGTGGGGACAACCTCAGGTGCTACAGATATTTTAGATAACGAAGATGTTGGAAATGTAACAACTTACAACTTAACTTCAGATTTACCTGAAACAGAAACTATATTTGTAACCATTACACCATACAACGCGGTAGGCAATGCCACAGGATGTACTGAGGAATCTTTTACTACAGAAACCTTACCAACGGCTCCTAATTGCACAACACTTAATAATCCGCTAAACAATGCTACAGATGTAGATATTACTACAGATTTAAGTTGGATAGCTACAACAGATACCGCTGGATATATTATTTCCATGGGAACAACTTCAGGCGCTACCGATATTTTAGATAACGAAAATGTTGGAAATGTAACAACTTACAACTTAACTTCAGATTTACCTGAAACAGAAACTATATTTGTAACCATTACACCATACAACGCGGTAGGCAATGCGACAGGATGTACTGAGGAATCTTTTGTTACAGAAACACTTCTAACGATTCCCAATTGTACAACACTTAATAATCCTGTTAATAACGATATAGATATCTCAATAGAGACTACTATTGATTGGGAACCTGTTACAGGTGCAGATGGATACAAAATTTCCATAGGTTCTACATCTGGAGGAACACAGATAATAGATAATTATGATATCGGGTTTTCTACATCTTATAGTTTAGATAACGACTTACTAGAAGGAACGTCTTACTATGTAAATATCACGCCGTATAACGTTATGGGAGATGCTGAGTCTTGTACAGAAAGCATTTTCACAACATTAACCCTTCCAAAAAATGATGTTAAATATGGGTTTTCGCCGGATAATGATGGCATTAATGATTTCTGGACTATTGAAGGCATAGAAGTCCACCCTGATAACATCGTTACTATTTATAACCGTTGGGGAGATATGGTATTTCAAACTAAAGGCTATAACAACACAACTAATGTGTTTAGAGGTATCGCTAACAAAAAGACAAAAATGGGAGCAGATATATTACCTGAAGGAACTTACTTCTTTAATTTCTCAATTAAAGGCTCACATAATTTTGACAAACTAAAAGGCTTTGTTGTTATAAAAAGATAA
- a CDS encoding acyl-CoA carboxylase subunit beta encodes MDINFNKNEDHNKLLLSELKKRLVKVKLGGGKSRIEKLHAKGKMTARERIDYLLDSKKKSIEIAAFAGEEMYAEHGGCPSGGVVVKIGYIKNKQCIVVANDATVKAGAWFPITGKKNLRAQEIAIENRLPIIYLVDSAGVYLPLQDEIFPDKEHFGRIFRNNAIMSSMGITQIAAVMGSCVAGGAYLPIMSDEALIVDKTGSIFLAGSYLVKAAIGESIDNETLGGATTHCEISGVTDYKAKNDADALNTIKNIIDKIGDFDKAGYNRSEAKKPKENPEDIYGILPKSRADQYDMYEIIKRVVDNSEFDEYKAGYGKTIITCYARIDGWAVGIVANQRKLVKTASGEMQFGGVIYNDSADKATRFIANCNQKKIPLVFLQDVTGFMVGSKSEHGGIIKDGAKMVNAVSNSVVPKFTIIIGNSYGAGNYAMCGKAYDPRLIVAWPSAELAVMSGNSAAKVLLQIEKASLLKKGEEITPEKEAELFNKIKDRYDNQVSPYYAAARIWTDAIINPLDTRTWISMGIEAANHAPIEKPFNLGLLQV; translated from the coding sequence AGAGAACGTATTGATTATCTATTAGATTCTAAAAAGAAATCGATTGAAATTGCTGCTTTTGCAGGTGAAGAGATGTATGCTGAACACGGTGGATGTCCTTCTGGAGGCGTAGTTGTAAAAATAGGCTATATAAAAAATAAACAATGTATTGTTGTTGCAAATGATGCTACGGTAAAGGCTGGTGCATGGTTTCCCATTACTGGGAAGAAAAACTTGCGTGCCCAAGAAATTGCTATTGAAAATAGACTACCTATTATCTATCTGGTAGATTCTGCTGGCGTGTATTTGCCTTTACAAGACGAAATTTTTCCTGATAAAGAACATTTTGGACGTATTTTTAGAAACAACGCCATAATGAGTAGCATGGGCATTACCCAAATTGCGGCTGTTATGGGAAGTTGTGTTGCTGGTGGTGCTTATTTGCCAATTATGAGCGATGAAGCTTTAATTGTAGACAAAACAGGAAGTATCTTTCTTGCCGGAAGCTATTTAGTGAAAGCGGCTATAGGAGAAAGTATAGATAACGAAACTTTAGGAGGAGCCACAACGCATTGCGAAATATCGGGTGTTACCGATTATAAAGCCAAAAATGATGCCGACGCTTTAAATACTATTAAAAATATTATTGATAAAATTGGTGATTTTGATAAAGCGGGATATAACCGTAGTGAAGCTAAAAAGCCAAAAGAAAATCCTGAAGATATTTACGGGATTTTACCAAAAAGTCGTGCAGATCAATACGATATGTACGAAATTATTAAGCGTGTAGTCGATAACTCGGAATTTGATGAATATAAAGCTGGTTATGGAAAAACTATTATAACTTGTTATGCTAGAATTGACGGTTGGGCAGTTGGTATTGTTGCCAACCAACGTAAATTAGTTAAAACTGCTAGCGGAGAAATGCAGTTTGGAGGTGTTATTTATAATGATAGTGCAGATAAAGCCACACGATTTATTGCCAATTGTAACCAAAAGAAAATTCCTTTGGTGTTTTTACAAGATGTTACTGGTTTTATGGTAGGAAGTAAAAGCGAGCATGGAGGTATTATTAAAGATGGTGCCAAAATGGTAAATGCTGTAAGTAATTCTGTAGTACCAAAATTTACTATTATTATAGGAAATAGCTACGGAGCTGGGAATTATGCCATGTGCGGAAAAGCATACGACCCTAGATTAATTGTAGCTTGGCCAAGTGCTGAACTTGCCGTTATGAGTGGGAATTCTGCTGCGAAAGTGCTACTTCAAATAGAAAAAGCATCTTTACTAAAAAAAGGAGAAGAAATTACACCGGAAAAAGAAGCTGAACTTTTTAATAAAATTAAAGATCGATACGATAACCAAGTATCTCCTTATTATGCGGCAGCGCGTATTTGGACCGATGCTATTATAAACCCTTTAGATACCAGAACATGGATAAGTATGGGTATTGAAGCAGCGAACCACGCTCCTATTGAAAAACCTTTTAATTTAGGATTATTACAAGTATAA
- a CDS encoding AMP-dependent synthetase/ligase: MLKVIGIISNSDNQNSNLCLSHLIIRKFEGYKKVLKIIETLIMNYKHLLEVIKDNTKRFTTKEAIFYKDEASQSWKGISWDSFYRQIQQVSKALINFGIKEQDNIGVFAQNMTEWIITDLGIMGVRAVSIPIYATNSKKEVEYVVNDAEISVLFVGDQEEFDKVENISEDNKYLKLIVVLTKTVDLRNHRNAVYFTDFINAEFPKSIETELEKRHFESELNDLASIIYTSGTTGEPKGVMLDHNNFASSLKVHEAELDVDENDVSLSFLPLSHIYERSWVFFCLQQGIQVYFNQDPKKIAEVLKEVKPTLMCTVPRIFEKIFTAIQEKRKEASPTKMKLASWALGIGNAYHNKYHRLNKKVPLKLKLKYKIADKLVLSKLRDVFGGNIKFMPCGGAPLVPDMVSFFHSFGLNIKCGYGLTETTATVSLFGNQFFEFNSAGKTITGSEIKIGANNEILVKGPGVMRGYYKKPEATAEVFENGWFKTGDAGKIDKYGNLVITDRIKDLMKTSGGKYIAPQKLETALIGDSFIEQIAVIGDQQKYVTALAVPSFENIKKYAEEHKISFKDIEDLISNNQIKDMFEKRFEELQKEFSKFEKIKKFTLLPKEFSIEAGEITATLKLKRKVILKKYKELIDKMYSE; the protein is encoded by the coding sequence ATGTTGAAGGTTATAGGTATTATATCTAATAGTGACAATCAAAATAGTAATTTATGTTTAAGTCATCTAATTATTCGTAAATTTGAAGGTTACAAAAAAGTTTTGAAAATAATCGAAACATTAATTATGAATTACAAACATTTATTAGAAGTAATTAAGGATAACACGAAGCGATTTACAACTAAGGAGGCTATTTTTTATAAAGATGAAGCTTCACAAAGTTGGAAAGGAATTTCTTGGGATTCTTTTTACCGTCAAATCCAACAAGTTTCGAAGGCTTTAATTAATTTCGGAATAAAAGAGCAAGATAATATTGGTGTTTTTGCTCAAAATATGACAGAGTGGATTATTACAGACCTTGGAATTATGGGGGTAAGAGCCGTAAGTATTCCAATTTATGCAACCAACTCTAAAAAGGAAGTAGAATATGTTGTAAACGATGCTGAAATTAGCGTGTTGTTTGTTGGTGATCAAGAAGAATTTGACAAAGTCGAAAATATTTCAGAGGATAATAAATATCTGAAGTTAATAGTTGTTTTAACTAAAACGGTTGATTTAAGAAATCATAGAAATGCCGTTTATTTTACCGATTTTATAAATGCTGAATTTCCAAAAAGTATTGAAACAGAATTAGAAAAGCGACATTTTGAATCTGAATTAAATGATTTAGCAAGTATAATTTACACTTCTGGAACAACAGGAGAACCAAAAGGCGTTATGTTAGACCATAATAATTTTGCATCGTCTTTAAAAGTACACGAAGCAGAATTAGATGTTGATGAAAACGATGTTTCTTTAAGTTTCTTACCATTAAGTCATATTTACGAGCGCAGTTGGGTATTCTTCTGTTTGCAACAGGGTATTCAAGTTTATTTTAACCAAGATCCAAAAAAAATTGCTGAGGTTTTAAAAGAAGTTAAACCAACTTTAATGTGCACGGTACCACGAATTTTTGAAAAAATTTTCACGGCTATTCAAGAAAAAAGAAAAGAAGCTTCTCCAACTAAAATGAAACTAGCAAGTTGGGCTTTGGGAATTGGAAATGCATACCATAACAAGTATCATCGTCTTAATAAAAAAGTGCCTTTAAAGCTAAAGCTAAAATATAAAATAGCAGATAAATTGGTGCTTAGTAAATTACGGGATGTCTTTGGTGGAAATATAAAATTTATGCCTTGTGGAGGTGCTCCTTTAGTACCGGATATGGTTTCGTTTTTTCATTCATTTGGGTTAAATATTAAATGTGGTTATGGTTTAACAGAAACAACTGCTACGGTTTCTTTGTTTGGAAATCAATTTTTTGAATTTAATTCTGCAGGAAAAACAATTACAGGATCTGAAATTAAAATTGGTGCTAATAATGAGATTTTAGTGAAAGGACCAGGAGTTATGAGAGGTTACTACAAAAAACCTGAGGCAACTGCGGAAGTTTTTGAAAATGGTTGGTTTAAAACTGGTGATGCAGGAAAAATTGACAAATATGGAAACTTAGTTATTACGGATAGAATTAAAGATTTAATGAAAACTTCGGGAGGAAAATATATTGCTCCTCAAAAGCTAGAAACAGCATTAATTGGTGATTCTTTTATTGAGCAAATTGCAGTAATAGGAGATCAACAAAAATATGTAACCGCTTTGGCTGTGCCCAGTTTTGAGAATATTAAAAAATATGCTGAAGAGCATAAAATTAGTTTTAAAGATATAGAAGATTTGATTAGTAATAATCAAATTAAAGATATGTTTGAAAAGCGTTTTGAGGAGTTGCAAAAAGAGTTTTCAAAGTTTGAAAAAATTAAGAAATTTACTCTATTACCAAAAGAGTTTAGTATTGAAGCAGGAGAGATTACGGCCACTTTAAAATTAAAACGAAAAGTAATTCTGAAAAAATACAAAGAACTTATTGATAAAATGTATTCTGAATAA